In the genome of Carnobacterium viridans, one region contains:
- a CDS encoding GNAT family N-acetyltransferase, translating into MDKNLQNCGGTYMNVTIEKAKDLDELSAFLSEVNKRKRSHIGYCGEKAEGIHQSLKEDFVASDSDIKFIIARNSTGEIIAGIGFDIDETSAEVWGPFNKTSSVKLQYQLWEQLVNENPAVQTFYFFINKENIQQRTFMDEIKAKNTGEHLILEIKEQDFERVSGKLKSVPFIQSDFNAFEKLHNETFPNTYYDARTITERLGNGNNLRVIKTETNELLGYVYFEIDTEISDASLEYIGVSSKARNQGLGTIMMKEALTEMFSYPQIKEIKLTVENTNSQANHVYRKAGFETKDTLISYTLKLYGALVEEEEDYITQ; encoded by the coding sequence TTGGATAAGAATTTACAGAATTGTGGGGGAACCTATATGAACGTGACAATAGAAAAAGCAAAAGACCTTGATGAATTAAGTGCTTTTTTATCTGAAGTAAACAAACGTAAAAGATCACATATAGGTTATTGTGGTGAAAAGGCAGAGGGAATCCATCAATCATTAAAGGAAGATTTTGTTGCCAGTGATAGTGATATAAAATTTATTATTGCAAGAAATAGTACAGGGGAAATTATAGCAGGAATTGGGTTTGACATAGATGAAACGAGTGCGGAAGTATGGGGGCCCTTTAATAAAACATCTTCTGTTAAGTTACAATATCAATTATGGGAACAGTTAGTGAATGAGAATCCAGCAGTTCAAACCTTTTATTTCTTTATCAATAAAGAGAACATACAGCAACGAACGTTTATGGATGAAATAAAGGCAAAAAATACTGGTGAACACCTTATCCTAGAAATTAAAGAACAAGATTTTGAGAGAGTTAGTGGTAAGTTGAAAAGTGTTCCATTTATACAAAGTGATTTTAATGCTTTTGAAAAATTACATAACGAAACCTTTCCAAACACTTACTATGATGCTAGAACGATTACAGAGAGACTTGGAAATGGAAATAATCTAAGAGTTATTAAAACCGAAACTAATGAATTGCTAGGCTATGTATATTTTGAAATAGATACTGAAATATCAGATGCCTCACTAGAATATATTGGTGTTTCCTCAAAAGCTCGAAATCAAGGGTTAGGTACAATAATGATGAAAGAAGCACTTACAGAGATGTTTTCATATCCACAAATTAAAGAAATAAAATTAACGGTAGAAAATACGAACAGCCAAGCAAATCACGTATATAGGAAAGCTGGATTCGAAACTAAAGATACTTTAATAAGCTATACTCTTAAACTATATGGTGCTTTAGTTGAAGAAGAAGAAGACTATATTACGCAATAG
- a CDS encoding adenine phosphoribosyltransferase: MDLKKYIADVPDFPEKGIVFRDISPLMADGEAYRFATNEIVTYAKDKGVEMIVGPEARGFIVGCPVAYEMGIGFAPARKKGKLPRETIEVTYGLEYGKDTLQIHQDAIKPGQKVLVCDDLLATGGTIAATIELIEKLGGIVVGTAFLVELKDLNGRDKIKGYDILALMEY; encoded by the coding sequence ATGGATTTAAAAAAATATATTGCAGATGTCCCTGATTTTCCTGAAAAGGGAATTGTTTTTCGCGACATTTCCCCTTTAATGGCGGATGGGGAAGCTTACCGCTTTGCTACGAACGAAATTGTGACATACGCAAAAGACAAAGGCGTTGAAATGATTGTTGGACCTGAAGCGCGTGGCTTTATTGTGGGTTGCCCAGTAGCTTATGAAATGGGAATCGGCTTCGCTCCTGCACGCAAAAAAGGGAAGTTACCTCGTGAAACGATTGAAGTTACGTATGGTTTAGAATACGGAAAAGATACCTTACAGATTCATCAAGATGCCATCAAACCTGGGCAAAAAGTTCTTGTCTGTGACGATTTATTAGCTACTGGTGGAACAATTGCTGCAACAATCGAGTTGATTGAAAAACTTGGTGGAATAGTTGTTGGGACTGCTTTTCTAGTTGAATTAAAAGACTTGAATGGTCGTGACAAAATCAAAGGGTACGATATTTTAGCTTTAATGGAGTATTAA
- a CDS encoding IS1595 family transposase yields MTVRATDILKAIQKLNPAEKHRLREYLIDALTASSSTGTVLQEISERKNKNGYRCPDCESEHIVRFGTYSTIVEGEEVKKQRYRCKACKKTFTDLTNTALYRTRRLNQWIKFIECMIEGYSLRKSAELVGNVTHVTLFYWRNKLLASLKQIEIPNFEGIVEMDETYFLYSEKGQRKIKDRKSRKRGGSAKKRGISNEQVCVLVARDRDKMTFSQVLGMGRLTKEQLDKAIGHKLSSDNILCTDSWRAFKTYAAEKGMDIYQFKSDGMVRTKGLYHIQNVNNYHRRLKAWIQRFNGVATKYLNNYLAWFQVLESIQHQRNEVTMNDLIIRGNLIQNSETYDTIRITKFAI; encoded by the coding sequence ATGACCGTGAGAGCAACCGATATACTAAAAGCCATCCAAAAACTAAATCCAGCAGAGAAACATCGACTACGAGAGTATTTAATTGATGCACTTACTGCATCTTCTTCGACAGGAACTGTTCTTCAAGAAATATCTGAGCGTAAAAATAAGAATGGTTATCGATGTCCAGATTGTGAATCGGAGCATATCGTCCGTTTCGGAACATATTCGACTATTGTTGAAGGAGAAGAAGTGAAAAAGCAACGCTATCGCTGTAAAGCGTGTAAAAAGACATTTACTGACCTTACAAATACAGCTCTATATCGAACACGTCGTCTCAACCAATGGATAAAATTTATCGAGTGTATGATAGAGGGCTATTCTTTGCGAAAATCTGCTGAATTAGTTGGTAATGTTACTCACGTCACTCTGTTCTACTGGAGAAACAAGCTCTTAGCATCATTAAAACAGATAGAAATCCCAAACTTCGAAGGTATCGTTGAAATGGACGAGACCTATTTCCTATACTCTGAAAAAGGGCAAAGAAAGATAAAAGATAGAAAATCACGTAAGCGTGGTGGTTCTGCCAAGAAACGTGGTATCAGCAATGAACAAGTATGTGTATTAGTTGCAAGGGACCGTGACAAGATGACTTTCTCGCAAGTATTAGGAATGGGAAGATTAACAAAAGAGCAACTGGATAAAGCAATCGGTCATAAACTATCAAGTGATAATATATTATGTACTGATTCTTGGCGTGCCTTTAAGACCTATGCTGCCGAAAAGGGTATGGATATTTACCAATTTAAATCAGATGGAATGGTTCGAACGAAAGGGCTATACCACATTCAGAACGTTAACAATTACCATCGTAGACTTAAAGCGTGGATTCAACGATTTAATGGTGTTGCCACTAAGTATCTGAACAATTATCTTGCTTGGTTTCAGGTGTTAGAAAGCATTCAACATCAAAGAAATGAAGTAACTATGAACGACTTAATTATTCGGGGTAATCTAATACAAAATTCGGAAACTTATGATACAATTAGAATAACTAAATTTGCGATATAA
- the recJ gene encoding single-stranded-DNA-specific exonuclease RecJ: MGENLENDSRGYLSLYGVTSTAVLKETIEMIGGEVNYYIPNRFTDGYGPNVAAFERLIEQGTQLIVTCDNGVAGHDAINRAKALGIDVIVTDHHELPSTLPSAYAVIHPRHPKGSYPFGELSGVGVAFKLATALLGEIPVELLDLVALGTIADLVSLTNENRALVMQGLAVLQNTQRVGLSALFQLAKIKREEIDEETVGFIIGPRLNAVGRLGDASPAVELLTTFDDEEAASLAQLVQEKNTERQAYVSTITNEAFDMIEKSDVDSDVYVLAKEDWHEGVLGIVASKIVGKTGKPALVMNIDPAKGLAKGSGRSIPAFNLYNALDAVREFTTTFGGHHMAAGLTVPLENIERIQNELNQYAVENGAAQELGEETQIDSQLTIEEATVEVVEELNRLAPFGTDNLKPTFLFKHLESQDVRQIGGDQAHLKMKLAEGNVFLDVIGFQFGPVAEEIGLHSTVSVVGKLAINEWNGSRKTQLMLEDLAIEGVQVFDSRSTQIPSSLWKIEEADFVFFDQQNSEQYAHLLSENSYRHVLTTPDSFSQFEMRTTQLIFVDCPSDIDSVKELLAQSSPEKIIACFYSREDLYLNGMPNRSQFGQVFKYTATHVDIDVRNKLKLLAAHLKIKENNLIFIISVFLEIGFVTITNGVMNVVKDVQKKELEQAAAYQKRLKQIQSENFFVYSHFSELENWMKQQIKATP; the protein is encoded by the coding sequence GTGGGGGAAAACCTGGAGAATGATTCAAGAGGTTACCTATCACTATATGGCGTCACAAGTACAGCCGTTTTAAAAGAAACGATTGAAATGATTGGTGGAGAAGTCAACTACTATATTCCAAATCGATTTACTGATGGATATGGACCCAATGTAGCAGCTTTCGAACGTTTAATCGAACAAGGTACACAATTGATTGTCACTTGTGACAATGGTGTTGCTGGACATGATGCCATTAATCGAGCAAAAGCGTTAGGAATAGATGTCATTGTTACGGATCACCATGAATTACCAAGTACATTGCCCTCGGCTTATGCTGTCATTCATCCCAGACACCCAAAAGGTTCGTACCCGTTTGGAGAGTTATCTGGAGTGGGAGTTGCTTTTAAATTAGCAACGGCATTATTAGGAGAAATACCGGTAGAGTTGTTAGATTTGGTTGCTTTAGGAACGATAGCCGATCTAGTTTCGTTAACGAATGAAAATCGTGCTTTAGTGATGCAAGGATTGGCTGTATTACAAAATACCCAACGCGTCGGTTTATCCGCTTTATTTCAATTAGCAAAAATAAAAAGGGAAGAAATTGATGAAGAAACTGTTGGATTTATTATAGGACCGCGTCTGAATGCTGTTGGACGATTAGGAGATGCCTCTCCAGCCGTCGAATTGTTGACGACTTTTGATGATGAAGAAGCAGCTTCTTTAGCACAGTTGGTCCAAGAAAAAAATACTGAACGTCAAGCTTATGTTTCAACGATAACGAATGAAGCATTTGATATGATTGAAAAAAGTGATGTAGATTCAGATGTTTATGTTCTAGCAAAAGAAGACTGGCATGAAGGTGTCTTAGGTATCGTAGCTAGTAAAATTGTAGGCAAAACTGGAAAACCAGCTTTAGTGATGAACATTGATCCAGCTAAAGGTTTGGCTAAAGGTTCTGGTAGGAGTATACCGGCATTTAATCTGTATAATGCGTTAGATGCTGTTCGAGAATTTACTACTACATTTGGTGGGCATCATATGGCCGCTGGTTTAACTGTTCCTTTAGAAAATATCGAACGTATCCAAAATGAACTCAATCAATATGCTGTTGAAAATGGTGCAGCACAAGAATTGGGTGAAGAAACACAAATAGACAGCCAGTTGACCATCGAAGAAGCAACTGTGGAAGTAGTGGAAGAATTGAACCGTTTAGCTCCATTTGGTACAGACAATCTTAAACCGACTTTCCTTTTTAAACATCTTGAGTCTCAAGATGTTCGTCAAATTGGCGGAGACCAAGCTCATCTAAAAATGAAACTGGCAGAAGGAAACGTTTTTCTAGATGTGATTGGTTTTCAATTTGGACCTGTTGCGGAAGAAATAGGATTACACTCAACTGTTTCTGTAGTTGGGAAGTTAGCTATCAATGAATGGAATGGTTCACGCAAAACACAATTGATGTTAGAAGATTTAGCTATTGAAGGCGTACAAGTCTTTGATTCTAGAAGTACTCAGATACCTTCATCGTTATGGAAAATTGAAGAAGCAGACTTTGTCTTTTTTGATCAACAAAATAGTGAACAGTATGCACATCTTTTATCAGAGAATAGCTATCGTCATGTATTAACGACTCCTGATTCTTTTTCGCAATTTGAAATGAGAACGACTCAATTGATTTTTGTCGATTGCCCTTCTGATATTGATTCGGTCAAAGAGCTCTTAGCTCAATCAAGTCCCGAAAAAATTATTGCTTGTTTTTATAGTCGAGAAGATTTGTATTTAAATGGGATGCCAAATCGAAGTCAATTTGGACAAGTCTTTAAGTATACGGCAACACATGTCGATATTGATGTTCGGAACAAACTGAAATTATTAGCTGCTCATTTAAAAATAAAGGAAAATAATTTAATTTTTATTATTTCAGTGTTTTTAGAGATAGGATTTGTTACAATAACAAATGGTGTTATGAATGTCGTTAAAGACGTTCAGAAAAAAGAATTAGAGCAAGCAGCAGCTTATCAAAAACGACTAAAACAAATTCAATCTGAAAACTTTTTTGTTTACAGTCATTTTTCTGAGTTGGAGAATTGGATGAAACAACAAATAAAAGCAACACCTTAA